Proteins from a genomic interval of Aquabacterium sp. J223:
- a CDS encoding amidohydrolase, whose product MDHVDCHFHVIAPVDRFPMHPARSYTPAAASLAAWRATLGPLGITHGVVVQPSVYGTDHRVLLAALAEGRGRLVGVAAVDAGVTDAELDRLAQAGVRGVRMAHFEPGDPRARGGFVPLGAFDALEPRLAERGLHLQLFTDSRLLPPLAGRLARSRVPVVIDHMGRTPARLGADHEGLRTLCRLLHDAPLWVKLSGAANVSDAGPDYADVRPIHEALVDAAPDRLLWGSDWPHTKPAGPRPDTASLWRQFIEWTPPPLRDPIASVNAMGLYRFPIAIDRGSPGARPDPDPDRNEETRP is encoded by the coding sequence ATGGACCACGTGGACTGCCATTTCCATGTCATCGCGCCGGTGGACCGGTTCCCGATGCACCCCGCGCGCAGCTACACGCCGGCGGCGGCATCGCTGGCCGCCTGGCGGGCGACGCTCGGGCCGCTGGGCATCACGCACGGCGTGGTGGTGCAGCCCAGCGTCTACGGCACCGACCACCGCGTGCTGCTGGCGGCCCTGGCGGAGGGCCGCGGCCGCCTCGTCGGTGTGGCGGCCGTCGACGCCGGCGTGACCGACGCCGAGCTCGACCGCCTGGCGCAGGCCGGGGTGCGCGGGGTGCGCATGGCGCATTTCGAGCCCGGCGACCCGCGTGCACGGGGCGGCTTCGTCCCGCTCGGGGCCTTCGACGCCCTGGAGCCGCGCCTGGCCGAGCGCGGCCTGCACCTGCAGCTGTTCACCGACAGCCGGCTGCTGCCGCCGCTGGCCGGGCGGCTCGCGCGGTCCAGGGTGCCCGTGGTCATCGACCACATGGGGCGGACGCCCGCTCGCCTGGGCGCCGACCACGAGGGCCTGCGGACGCTGTGCCGGCTGCTGCACGACGCGCCGCTGTGGGTGAAGTTGTCCGGCGCGGCCAACGTCTCCGACGCCGGCCCGGACTACGCGGACGTGCGGCCCATCCATGAGGCGCTGGTGGATGCCGCGCCGGACCGGTTGCTCTGGGGATCGGACTGGCCACACACCAAGCCGGCCGGCCCGCGTCCCGACACCGCGTCCCTGTGGCGGCAGTTCATCGAGTGGACGCCGCCGCCCTTGCGTGACCCCATCGCGTCGGTCAACGCGATGGGGTTGTACCGCTTCCCGATCGCCATCGATCGAGGAAGCCCTGGGGCCCGGCCGGACCCGGACCCCGATCGAAACGAGGAGACCCGACCATGA